The DNA region CGCGGCTTGAGATGAATGTGACCCAAGTGCACATCCCATAAGCCACTGCGAATCCCAGCAGGTTGACCAGACCCATAAGAGAAGTAGGCATCAGGGACCGTGAAGCCAACAGCTTGTAGCCCATCTCCTTGATTTTGCTGGGCCCTGCCTTCACCCGGCCCTTGGCAGTCTCTTTAGCTCTTCTCCCCTTCTCCGCGGCCTCGGACAAGCTCCTAACTGTTTCACCTATCGTCTTCTTGGCATCTTCTTTCGCTTCCTTTGCAGCGTTTTTGGCTCTATCTAATTGTTCCTCGACATAATGGGCTCCCTGAGACAAGGATTCTTTTGCCCCTTCCTTAGCTCCCTCGAATCTCTCCTTGGCATCATGGGCTCTCTGAACCACAGATTCCTTAACCTCTCTAGCCTCATCCCTGGCACCCTCGAACTTCTCCTTAGTGTGTTCCTTGGCATCGTGGGCTTCACGGGACACGAATTCTTTCGCTTCACCTGCCTCCCTCCCAATTTCATGAACCGTGGCTGCTGCCTCGTCTCTGGCCTTCCCGAGGGTGCTGGAGATCACATGCTTGCACTTCCCGTAGGCGTCGCAGATGAGCTCTTTGGCCGCAAACCCAGGACCATGACCAGATTCGTGCAATTTTTGGTCGGAGTCCTCTTCCTCCCGTGCCAAGTTGTCATCTTTGTCCCTGGCCCGGGCTTCCTTATTAGAACTAGAAGCGGAGAGGGAAGTAGTGTCGGGGGAGATGGAGACCTTAGTGTTGGGGTGGCCGTCCTGGTCGTACTCGACAACGATGGTGCGGTGACCGTCTTTGACGATGACTGCATCATTATTGATGTCTGGCGGGTGGGTGTGAGGCCGAGGGGTAGGGGAGGGACTGGGAGACCAGACCCCAGCGGCAGCGAGGGAGGTCGCCACCAGACAAATGGCCACCACATTCATCATCTCAGACAGTACTCttaaaagaaatcaaaaaGACTCCTGATGGATGGATCAGACTCATGCAAAcacaatctctctctctctctctctctctctgtctctctggGATTCTAGACTGACTGCTAAGCTATGCGTGTGCTGATCCTCTTCCTCCTTTGCCTTTGCTAACAAGAAGACAAAAGTAACTGAACTCAAACAGATATCAACATCC from Punica granatum isolate Tunisia-2019 chromosome 3, ASM765513v2, whole genome shotgun sequence includes:
- the LOC116200251 gene encoding uncharacterized protein LOC116200251, with protein sequence MMNVVAICLVATSLAAAGVWSPSPSPTPRPHTHPPDINNDAVIVKDGHRTIVVEYDQDGHPNTKVSISPDTTSLSASSSNKEARARDKDDNLAREEEDSDQKLHESGHGPGFAAKELICDAYGKCKHVISSTLGKARDEAAATVHEIGREAGEAKEFVSREAHDAKEHTKEKFEGARDEAREVKESVVQRAHDAKERFEGAKEGAKESLSQGAHYVEEQLDRAKNAAKEAKEDAKKTIGETVRSLSEAAEKGRRAKETAKGRVKAGPSKIKEMGYKLLASRSLMPTSLMGLVNLLGFAVAYGMCTWVTFISSRVLAKTLPRQQFALVQSKLYPIYFRAMAYSIGGSLLGHMFSHQRRLFSSNPEMLQNYNLLASLLMVCFNMLYLEPRATKVMFERMKLEKEEGRGREFFGEELRVGVGVGVGGRQTNESSPAGEAPASTAPTAAGTAVASPVADSAEEAALRARVAKLNERLKSLNSYSSLLNILTLMALSWHLVYLGQRVSPTC